A portion of the Streptococcus sp. Marseille-Q6470 genome contains these proteins:
- a CDS encoding RluA family pseudouridine synthase yields the protein MKFTFTIPNSLPEMTVKHFLEEQLLIPRKIRHFLRIKKHILINQEEVHWHQTVKAGDECQLIFDEEDYPTKEILWGNPKLVEEVYQDQYLIIVNKPEGMKTHGNQPDEIALLNHVSAYVGQTCYVVHRLDMETSGLVLFAKDPFILPILNRLLEKKEISREYWALVDGRLEAKDLIFRDKIGRNRHDRRKRIVDQKNGQYAETHVTRLKQFQNKTSLVQCRLKTGRTHQIRVHLSHHNHPIAGDPLYNPSSRTSRLMLHAYKLSFIHPLTLKQLSFTALSDSFEREIKQNESGTEIGNSLEFDFVVPPPHN from the coding sequence ATGAAATTTACCTTTACGATCCCCAACTCTCTACCCGAAATGACTGTCAAACATTTTCTAGAAGAACAGCTGTTAATACCTAGAAAAATAAGGCACTTTTTGAGAATCAAGAAACACATCCTGATTAATCAAGAAGAGGTCCATTGGCATCAAACGGTCAAGGCCGGAGATGAGTGCCAATTGATTTTCGACGAGGAAGATTATCCTACAAAAGAAATTCTCTGGGGAAACCCCAAACTTGTCGAAGAAGTCTATCAAGATCAGTATTTAATTATCGTCAATAAACCCGAGGGTATGAAGACACATGGGAATCAGCCCGATGAGATAGCTCTTCTCAATCATGTCAGCGCCTATGTTGGTCAAACTTGCTATGTTGTTCATAGACTAGATATGGAAACAAGTGGTCTCGTACTGTTTGCGAAGGATCCATTCATTCTGCCTATCCTTAATCGCTTATTAGAAAAGAAAGAGATTTCTCGAGAATACTGGGCTCTGGTTGATGGAAGATTAGAGGCTAAGGACTTGATCTTCCGAGATAAAATCGGTCGCAATCGTCACGATCGTAGAAAAAGAATTGTGGATCAAAAAAACGGTCAATACGCCGAAACTCATGTAACTCGGTTAAAACAATTTCAAAACAAAACCAGTCTCGTTCAGTGTAGATTAAAAACAGGACGTACTCATCAGATTCGAGTCCACCTATCTCACCACAACCATCCAATCGCTGGAGACCCCCTCTATAATCCAAGTTCTAGAACTAGCAGACTAATGCTTCACGCATATAAACTATCCTTTATCCACCCTCTGACTTTAAAACAACTAAGCTTTACTGCTCTATCAGATTCATTTGAAAGAGAAATAAAACAAAATGAGAGTGGGACAGAAATCGGTAATTCGTTAGAATTCGATTTCGTCGTCCCACCTCCGCACAATTGA
- the gap gene encoding type I glyceraldehyde-3-phosphate dehydrogenase — protein MVVKVGINGFGRIGRLAFRRIQNVEGVEVTRINDLTDPVMLAHLLKYDTTQGRFDGTVEVKEGGFEVNGKFVKVSAERDPEQIDWANDGVEIVLEATGFFATKAAAEKHLHAGGAKKVVITAPGGSDVKTVVFNTNHDILDGTETVISGASCTTNCLAPMAKALQDNFGVVEGLMTTIHAYTGDQMILDGPHRKGDLRRARAGAANIVPNSTGAAKAIGLVIPELNGKLDGAAQRVPTPTGSVTELVVVLEKNVTVDEVNAAMKAVANESYGYTEDPIVSSDVVGMSYGSLFDATQTKVLDVDGKQLVKVVSWYDNEMSYTAQLVRTLEYFAKIAK, from the coding sequence ATGGTAGTTAAAGTTGGTATTAACGGTTTCGGTCGTATCGGACGTCTTGCTTTCCGTCGTATCCAAAACGTAGAAGGTGTTGAAGTTACACGCATCAACGACCTTACAGATCCAGTAATGCTTGCACACTTGTTGAAATATGACACAACTCAAGGTCGTTTCGACGGTACTGTGGAAGTTAAAGAAGGTGGATTCGAAGTTAACGGTAAATTCGTTAAAGTTTCTGCTGAACGCGATCCAGAACAAATCGACTGGGCTAACGACGGTGTAGAAATCGTTCTTGAAGCAACTGGTTTCTTTGCTACTAAAGCAGCTGCTGAAAAACACTTGCATGCTGGTGGTGCTAAGAAAGTTGTTATCACTGCTCCTGGTGGATCAGATGTTAAAACAGTCGTATTTAACACTAACCACGATATTCTTGATGGTACTGAAACAGTTATCTCAGGTGCTTCATGTACTACAAACTGCTTGGCTCCAATGGCTAAAGCTCTTCAAGATAACTTCGGTGTTGTTGAAGGATTGATGACTACTATCCACGCTTACACTGGTGACCAAATGATCCTTGACGGTCCACACCGTAAAGGTGACCTTCGTCGTGCTCGTGCTGGTGCTGCTAACATCGTTCCTAACTCAACTGGTGCTGCTAAAGCAATCGGTTTGGTTATCCCTGAATTGAACGGTAAATTGGACGGAGCTGCACAACGCGTTCCTACTCCAACTGGATCAGTTACTGAATTGGTAGTTGTTCTTGAAAAGAACGTCACTGTTGATGAAGTAAATGCAGCTATGAAAGCAGTAGCTAACGAATCATACGGTTACACTGAAGATCCAATCGTTTCTTCAGACGTTGTAGGTATGTCTTACGGATCATTGTTTGACGCAACTCAAACTAAAGTTCTTGACGTTGACGGTAAACAATTAGTTAAAGTTGTATCATGGTACGACAACGAAATGTCTTACACTGCACAACTTGTTCGTACTCTTGAATACTTCGCAAAAATTGCTAAATAA